A genomic segment from Pseudomonas sp. S09G 359 encodes:
- a CDS encoding type II toxin-antitoxin system HicB family antitoxin, whose product MDNQLKHKGYIGSIEASVEDNCLFGKILFIKALVSYEGKTVAELDAAFREAVEDYLATCQSLGQTPEKPCKGSFNVRVGHDLHLAAALVAIRKKVTLNELTRQALDEFLQHHSSDASPAIG is encoded by the coding sequence GTGGACAACCAACTGAAACATAAAGGCTACATCGGCTCTATCGAGGCCAGCGTCGAGGACAACTGCCTGTTCGGCAAGATCCTGTTCATCAAGGCGTTGGTGAGCTACGAAGGGAAAACCGTTGCCGAACTCGACGCGGCGTTCCGGGAGGCGGTGGAAGATTATCTCGCTACCTGCCAGAGCCTTGGGCAAACGCCGGAGAAACCTTGCAAAGGTTCTTTCAATGTCCGAGTGGGCCACGACCTGCACCTGGCGGCAGCGCTGGTGGCGATCCGCAAAAAGGTGACCCTCAACGAACTGACCCGCCAAGCGCTGGATGAATTTCTGCAGCACCACAGCAGCGATGCGTCCCCGGCGATCGGCTGA
- a CDS encoding type II toxin-antitoxin system HicA family toxin, translating to MSKNEKLLAKLLNEQMAFTWPELVTLLRWLGYTQIEGAGSRVKFDIGDPSAMITLHRPHPGNELKHYIRRQIIEQLKSGGWVQWTTN from the coding sequence GTGTCCAAAAATGAAAAGCTGCTCGCCAAACTGCTCAATGAGCAAATGGCATTTACCTGGCCCGAGCTCGTCACACTGCTCCGCTGGCTTGGCTATACACAGATCGAGGGGGCTGGAAGCCGCGTCAAATTCGACATCGGCGACCCCAGTGCAATGATCACCTTGCACAGGCCCCACCCCGGCAACGAACTGAAACACTACATTCGGCGCCAGATCATCGAACAATTGAAATCAGGAGGATGGGTTCAGTGGACAACCAACTGA
- a CDS encoding MATE family efflux transporter yields MQSPLQRPLWQVYLIFLAPMVLSNFLQSFSGTLNGIYVGQMLGTQALAAVSGMFPIVFFFIALVIGLGAGASVLIGQAWGAQETAMVKSITGATLTLGALVGLIAAVLGSLFARPALQALGTPLDVLDDAVGYAQMMMLIMPLLLVFILYTQLLRGVSDTISPLLALMVSTLVGLLLTPALIRGWVGLPPLGIQSAVYAGLVGNASAMLFLILRLRHKNHVMAPDRELLAALRLDRVILGKVLRIGLPTGLQMVVLSLSELVILALVNGHGSQATAAYGAVTQIVNYVQFPALSIAITASILGAQAIGAGRLERIGPILRTGLLINTCLTGGLIVLGYVLSHWLLGLFITDDVARVNAEHLLHIMLWSILVFGFQAVIGGIMRASGVVLMPVAISIFCVLCVELPMAYLLNAHFGLEGVWMAFPLTYLAMLALQTAYYRLVWRHKQIKRLV; encoded by the coding sequence ATGCAAAGCCCTTTGCAACGCCCGCTGTGGCAGGTCTACCTGATCTTCCTGGCACCGATGGTGCTGTCCAACTTCCTGCAGAGTTTTTCCGGCACGCTCAATGGTATCTATGTCGGGCAAATGCTCGGTACCCAGGCGCTGGCGGCGGTGTCGGGGATGTTCCCCATCGTGTTTTTCTTTATTGCCTTGGTGATCGGCCTGGGGGCGGGCGCCTCGGTATTGATCGGCCAGGCCTGGGGCGCCCAGGAAACCGCAATGGTCAAGTCGATTACCGGCGCCACCCTGACCCTCGGCGCGCTGGTGGGCCTGATTGCGGCAGTGTTGGGCAGCCTGTTCGCACGCCCGGCGTTGCAGGCGCTGGGCACGCCGTTGGATGTACTCGACGATGCGGTGGGTTATGCCCAGATGATGATGCTGATCATGCCGCTGCTGCTGGTGTTCATTCTCTATACCCAGTTGCTGCGCGGGGTCAGCGACACGATCTCGCCGTTGCTGGCACTGATGGTCTCGACCCTGGTGGGCCTGCTGCTGACCCCGGCGCTGATCCGTGGCTGGGTTGGCCTGCCGCCCCTGGGCATCCAGAGCGCGGTGTATGCAGGCTTGGTGGGTAACGCGTCGGCCATGCTGTTTCTGATCCTGCGCCTGCGGCATAAAAACCATGTGATGGCGCCCGACCGTGAGCTGCTCGCGGCCTTGCGCCTGGACCGCGTGATCCTCGGCAAAGTCCTGCGTATCGGCTTGCCCACCGGCTTGCAGATGGTGGTGCTGTCGCTGTCGGAGCTGGTCATCCTGGCCCTGGTCAATGGCCATGGTTCCCAGGCCACGGCGGCGTACGGCGCGGTGACCCAGATCGTCAACTATGTGCAATTCCCCGCACTGTCGATTGCCATCACGGCCTCGATTCTCGGTGCCCAGGCGATTGGCGCCGGGCGGCTGGAACGCATCGGGCCGATCCTGCGTACCGGGTTGCTGATCAACACCTGCCTGACCGGTGGCCTGATTGTGTTGGGCTATGTGTTATCGCACTGGTTGCTTGGCCTGTTCATCACCGACGACGTGGCGCGGGTCAACGCCGAACACCTGTTGCACATCATGTTGTGGAGCATCCTGGTATTTGGCTTCCAGGCCGTGATCGGCGGCATCATGCGCGCCAGTGGCGTGGTGCTGATGCCGGTGGCTATCTCGATATTCTGCGTGCTGTGCGTGGAACTACCGATGGCGTATCTGCTCAACGCGCATTTCGGCCTGGAAGGGGTGTGGATGGCGTTTCCGCTGACGTACCTGGCGATGCTGGCGTTGCAGACCGCGTATTACCGGTTGGTGTGGCGGCACAAGCAGATCAAGCGGTTGGTGTGA
- a CDS encoding MFS transporter, with translation MANPYAELFQAPGARAFVLAGMLARMPVSMTGIGLITMLSQVHGGYGLAGSVAAVFALATAFCAPQVSRLVDRYGQGRVLPIAALIGGGALLMLLLCTRLQAPSWTLFLFAALAGCIPNMSAMVRARWTELYRGQPRLQTAFALESVLDEVCFIIGPPISVGLSVVLFPEAGPLVAALLLAVGVTTFVLQRATEPPVHAHHDHHGRWLIASPAVLILMILLLDMGVIVGVVDVVSVAFAQHQGQPAAASIVLSVYAIGSCLAGLAFGTLKLKAPLPRQFLFCGVATALTTLPLLLVSNIPGLAAAIFISGLFFAPTLIVSMALVERIVPPSRLTEGMTWLITGLSIGVAIGAASSGWMIDHFGATSGFWVALAAGAVVLGSAVLGYRRLG, from the coding sequence ATGGCAAACCCTTACGCAGAGTTGTTCCAGGCCCCCGGCGCCCGGGCGTTTGTGCTGGCAGGCATGTTGGCGCGGATGCCGGTGTCGATGACCGGCATTGGCCTGATCACCATGTTGTCGCAAGTGCATGGCGGCTATGGCCTGGCTGGCTCGGTGGCGGCGGTGTTTGCGCTGGCCACGGCGTTTTGCGCGCCGCAGGTGTCGCGGCTGGTCGACCGCTACGGCCAGGGCCGCGTGCTGCCGATTGCGGCGTTGATCGGCGGCGGGGCATTGCTGATGCTGTTGCTGTGCACCCGCTTGCAGGCGCCGAGCTGGACGTTGTTCCTGTTCGCCGCCCTGGCCGGCTGCATACCGAATATGTCGGCCATGGTACGTGCGCGCTGGACCGAGCTGTACCGGGGCCAGCCCAGGCTGCAAACCGCGTTTGCCCTGGAGTCGGTGTTGGATGAAGTGTGCTTTATCATCGGCCCGCCGATTTCAGTCGGACTGAGCGTGGTGCTGTTCCCGGAAGCCGGCCCCTTGGTGGCGGCGTTGCTGCTGGCGGTGGGCGTAACCACCTTTGTGCTGCAGCGTGCGACTGAACCGCCAGTGCACGCGCACCATGATCATCACGGCCGCTGGCTGATCGCCTCGCCTGCGGTGCTGATCCTGATGATCCTGCTGTTGGACATGGGCGTGATTGTCGGTGTGGTGGACGTGGTCAGCGTGGCGTTCGCCCAGCATCAGGGGCAGCCTGCGGCGGCGAGTATCGTGCTGTCGGTGTATGCCATCGGTTCGTGCCTCGCGGGGTTGGCATTTGGCACACTCAAACTCAAGGCGCCGTTGCCCCGGCAGTTCCTGTTCTGCGGCGTGGCGACGGCGCTGACCACCTTGCCGTTGCTGCTGGTGAGCAACATTCCGGGCCTGGCGGCGGCAATCTTCATCTCCGGCTTGTTCTTCGCGCCTACCTTGATCGTGTCCATGGCCCTGGTGGAACGAATCGTGCCGCCCAGCCGCCTCACCGAAGGCATGACCTGGCTGATCACCGGCCTCAGCATTGGCGTGGCCATCGGTGCCGCCAGCTCGGGCTGGATGATCGACCATTTTGGCGCCACCAGCGGCTTCTGGGTGGCGTTGGCCGCGGGGGCGGTGGTGCTGGGTTCAGCAGTGTTGGGGTATCGGCGGTTGGGCTGA